A genomic region of Bosea sp. 124 contains the following coding sequences:
- the proC gene encoding pyrroline-5-carboxylate reductase codes for MSSPLPQSLVLLGAGKMGGAMLEGWLRIGMNPAGISLIDPKPSDEMVTLAAEKGMAINPDPRSLGAVEVLVLATKPQMLDTAAPAVQAFVRPQTLLISILAGKTIADLSARLPNVTAMVRAMPNLPASVQRGATAAAAGPGVTGAQRAMADALLRSIGKVEWLEDEGLIDAVTAVSGSGPAYVFHLVECLAAAGKAAGLPDDIAERLARATIEGAGEMLFQSPLSPATLRQNVTSPAGTTAAGLEVLMAADGLKPLIIKTVAAAKRRAGELSG; via the coding sequence ATGTCCAGCCCCCTGCCGCAATCGCTCGTCCTTCTCGGTGCGGGCAAGATGGGAGGAGCGATGCTGGAGGGCTGGCTGCGAATCGGCATGAACCCGGCCGGAATCAGCCTGATCGATCCCAAGCCTTCCGACGAGATGGTGACGCTCGCGGCCGAGAAGGGCATGGCGATCAATCCGGATCCGCGCTCGCTGGGCGCCGTCGAGGTTCTGGTTCTGGCGACCAAGCCGCAGATGCTCGACACCGCCGCGCCGGCGGTCCAGGCCTTCGTCCGGCCCCAGACGCTGCTGATCTCGATCCTGGCGGGCAAGACGATCGCCGATCTTTCGGCGCGGCTGCCGAACGTTACCGCCATGGTCCGGGCGATGCCGAACCTGCCGGCCTCCGTGCAGCGCGGCGCCACCGCGGCGGCGGCCGGTCCGGGCGTGACTGGCGCCCAGCGCGCCATGGCCGATGCGCTACTGCGCAGCATCGGCAAGGTCGAGTGGCTGGAGGACGAGGGGCTGATCGATGCGGTGACGGCCGTGTCGGGCTCGGGGCCGGCCTATGTCTTTCACCTGGTCGAATGCTTGGCGGCGGCGGGCAAGGCGGCCGGGCTGCCTGACGACATTGCGGAGCGCCTGGCTCGGGCCACGATCGAGGGCGCGGGCGAGATGCTGTTCCAATCGCCATTGTCACCCGCGACGTTGCGCCAGAACGTGACCTCGCCGGCCGGCACGACGGCGGCTGGGCTGGAGGTGCTGATGGCCGCGGACGGGCTGAAGCCGCTGATCATCAAGACGGTGGCTGCCGCCAAACGTCGCGCCGGCGAGCTTTCCGGTTGA
- a CDS encoding TetR family transcriptional regulator, translating to MARKPVSPESVPAAPAPAPANPRKQAVEALMRLAASRHWDEIELGEIAAEAGLSLATLRGLFPSKLAMLGAVTRLVDDVVLAELSDELAGEPVRERMFDLVMRRLDALLPYKDALRRIVPVLRRDPLTMAALNRGAVNSWRYMLASAGIPTEDALGAVRVQGAVLLMARVSEVWLDDDEPELSRTMARLDRELKTAGRIMARVEDVHRLTAPLRGLARALCSARRPRARRRERADTETAMRGGENEDFAPAI from the coding sequence ATGGCCCGCAAACCTGTTTCCCCCGAATCCGTTCCTGCTGCGCCGGCGCCCGCGCCGGCCAATCCGCGCAAGCAGGCCGTCGAGGCGCTGATGCGGCTTGCCGCCAGCCGCCACTGGGATGAGATCGAGCTCGGTGAGATCGCCGCGGAGGCCGGCCTGTCGCTGGCGACGCTGCGCGGGCTGTTTCCGTCCAAGCTCGCCATGCTGGGCGCGGTGACACGGCTCGTCGACGATGTCGTGTTGGCCGAGCTCTCCGACGAGCTTGCCGGCGAGCCGGTGCGCGAGCGGATGTTCGATCTGGTGATGCGCCGCCTCGACGCGCTGTTGCCCTACAAGGACGCGCTACGCAGGATCGTGCCCGTGCTGCGGCGCGACCCGCTGACGATGGCGGCACTCAACCGCGGCGCGGTGAATTCCTGGCGTTACATGCTGGCTTCGGCCGGCATCCCGACCGAGGATGCGCTGGGCGCCGTGCGCGTGCAGGGAGCGGTGCTGCTGATGGCACGCGTTTCGGAGGTCTGGCTCGACGACGACGAGCCCGAGCTGTCGCGGACGATGGCGCGACTCGACCGCGAGCTGAAGACCGCCGGGCGGATCATGGCGCGGGTCGAGGATGTGCACCGGCTGACGGCGCCGCTGCGCGGCCTGGCGCGGGCGCTCTGCTCGGCACGGCGACCGCGTGCGCGCCGGCGGGAGCGCGCCGACACAGAGACGGCGATGCGCGGCGGCGAAAACGAGGATTTCGCCCCCGCAATCTGA
- a CDS encoding methyl-accepting chemotaxis protein — protein sequence MSLTKKLATLSISRSFALIAALAVVIVVGGVGVTLHAARNEMISLKRAEMKNAVDAAASTVNSYLARAEKGELSEADAKKLAIDAIGAARFDSGNYYFLIDFNGISVLHANKKIETTDMKPLKDTAGKFFVQEMVQIAKGPGSGFIDYGWVKPGDKESSLKISYVVALPKWQWAVGSGLHVHDVDAAFMGMIGDVAKVLVPLGLVMFGLVFFLSRRASAMLASLAQTMNGLAAGDMKADIRHQDRPDEIGSMARALVVFRDAALAKDAMEGEKLRMEQEAAGHRDAADSQRRHNETERAEQARVQENVVHALGTGLEHLAEGDLTYRITDSFGAEYAKLKDDFNAAISKLQETMRQIATNTESMKAGSIEISQAADDLAGRTEQQAASVEETATALDELTATVRQTAESARLASQATTQVKSEAEQSTSIVRDAVLAMGGIEKSADEISQIVGVIDEIAFQTNLLALNASVEAARAGDAGKGFAVVASEVRALAQRSASAAKEIKELITASNGEVEKGVTLVGQTGSALQRMAEEITRATALVAEIASAAQEQASGLQEVNTAVGEMDQSTQQNAAMAEESTAAAHSLSQEADRLAALVARFQLGGDVEGLKAMARTMHAAVAPAPAPRPAAPRAARPVASSGGAATARKIDPSAHDKDWEEF from the coding sequence ATGTCGCTGACGAAAAAACTCGCCACTCTGTCGATCAGTCGCTCGTTTGCGCTGATCGCAGCCCTTGCCGTCGTCATCGTGGTCGGGGGGGTTGGTGTGACGCTTCATGCCGCCCGCAACGAGATGATCTCGCTCAAGCGTGCCGAGATGAAAAACGCGGTCGACGCGGCCGCATCGACGGTGAACAGCTATCTGGCGCGGGCGGAGAAGGGCGAACTGTCCGAGGCTGATGCCAAGAAGCTGGCGATCGACGCGATCGGCGCCGCGCGCTTCGATAGCGGCAACTACTATTTCCTGATCGACTTCAACGGCATCAGCGTCCTGCATGCCAACAAGAAGATCGAGACGACCGACATGAAGCCGCTGAAGGATACGGCGGGAAAGTTCTTCGTCCAGGAGATGGTCCAGATCGCCAAGGGCCCGGGCTCCGGCTTCATCGACTATGGTTGGGTGAAGCCCGGCGACAAGGAGTCCTCGCTCAAGATCTCCTACGTCGTCGCCTTGCCGAAATGGCAGTGGGCGGTCGGATCGGGCCTGCATGTTCATGACGTCGATGCGGCCTTCATGGGCATGATCGGCGATGTCGCGAAGGTGCTGGTGCCGCTTGGGCTCGTGATGTTCGGCCTCGTCTTCTTCCTGAGCCGTCGCGCCTCGGCCATGCTGGCCTCGCTGGCCCAGACCATGAACGGGCTCGCGGCCGGCGACATGAAGGCGGATATCCGCCATCAGGACCGGCCCGACGAGATCGGCTCCATGGCGCGTGCGCTCGTGGTGTTCCGGGATGCGGCGCTGGCGAAGGACGCGATGGAAGGCGAGAAGCTGCGCATGGAGCAGGAGGCGGCCGGCCATCGCGATGCCGCCGACAGCCAGCGCCGGCACAACGAAACCGAGCGCGCCGAGCAGGCGCGGGTCCAGGAGAACGTCGTGCACGCGCTCGGGACGGGTCTCGAACACCTCGCCGAGGGGGACCTGACCTATCGTATCACCGACAGCTTCGGCGCCGAGTACGCGAAGTTGAAGGACGACTTCAATGCCGCAATCAGCAAGCTGCAGGAGACGATGCGGCAGATCGCGACCAATACCGAGAGCATGAAGGCCGGGTCCATCGAGATCAGCCAGGCGGCCGACGATCTCGCCGGGCGGACCGAGCAGCAGGCGGCTTCCGTCGAGGAAACCGCGACGGCGCTCGACGAGCTGACGGCGACGGTGCGCCAGACGGCGGAGAGTGCGCGGCTCGCCAGCCAGGCGACGACGCAGGTCAAGTCCGAGGCGGAGCAGTCGACCTCGATCGTGCGCGACGCTGTCCTGGCCATGGGCGGCATCGAGAAGTCCGCCGACGAGATCTCGCAGATCGTCGGTGTCATCGACGAGATCGCCTTCCAGACGAATCTGCTGGCGCTGAATGCCTCGGTCGAGGCGGCGCGGGCCGGCGATGCCGGCAAGGGTTTCGCGGTCGTCGCGTCCGAGGTGCGGGCTCTGGCCCAGCGCTCGGCCTCCGCTGCCAAGGAGATCAAGGAATTGATCACCGCCTCGAATGGCGAGGTCGAGAAGGGTGTCACGCTGGTCGGCCAGACCGGCAGCGCGCTGCAGCGGATGGCGGAGGAGATCACGCGGGCGACCGCGCTGGTCGCGGAGATCGCCAGCGCTGCCCAGGAGCAGGCGTCCGGCCTCCAGGAGGTTAACACCGCCGTCGGCGAGATGGACCAGTCGACGCAGCAGAACGCCGCCATGGCCGAGGAATCGACCGCTGCCGCGCACTCGCTGTCGCAGGAGGCGGACCGTCTCGCGGCCCTGGTCGCACGCTTCCAGCTCGGCGGCGATGTCGAAGGCCTCAAGGCGATGGCGCGGACAATGCACGCGGCCGTGGCGCCGGCGCCCGCACCCCGCCCGGCCGCTCCGCGCGCCGCGCGCCCCGTCGCATCCTCCGGCGGCGCTGCGACGGCCCGCAAGATCGATCCCAGCGCTCATGACAAGGACTGGGAGGAGTTTTGA
- a CDS encoding tRNA-binding protein, translating to MSAPSTPSGAAATIGFDDFLKADIRVGTIVEAAPYPEARKPAIKLTIDFGGAIGLKKSSAQITRHYRPEDLPGRQVLAVVNFPPRQIGKFMSEVLTLGVPDADGEVVLIAPGLPVPDGGRMF from the coding sequence TTGAGCGCTCCGTCCACCCCCTCCGGAGCCGCCGCGACGATCGGTTTCGACGATTTCCTGAAGGCCGACATCCGTGTCGGCACCATCGTCGAGGCCGCTCCCTATCCCGAGGCGCGCAAGCCGGCGATCAAGCTGACGATCGATTTCGGCGGCGCGATCGGGCTGAAGAAGTCCTCGGCGCAGATCACCCGGCACTACAGGCCGGAAGATCTGCCGGGCCGCCAGGTTCTGGCGGTGGTGAATTTTCCGCCGCGCCAGATCGGCAAGTTCATGTCCGAGGTGCTGACGCTCGGCGTGCCCGATGCCGATGGCGAGGTCGTGCTGATCGCGCCGGGGCTTCCCGTACCTGATGGTGGGCGGATGTTCTGA
- a CDS encoding alpha/beta hydrolase, with protein sequence MKRSVLALLTAFTLVALAAPARSEEVVDLGGGFFGGGKALLNKPAGKARAGLVLLTGGDGNIGIGSDGSVARSGNWIVRTRAAYLRSSIASITLDAGADPARAVELMRGIAPRVIVVAMSRGALKVAGTLAQRPDGIVFTSAILDQARSAIGDPSRLPPTLLVHHRWDTCRLTLPESTVAFQEWAGNRARTVWIEGGSSTGDPCQARAYHGFIGRESAVVAAIVGFAGSLR encoded by the coding sequence ATGAAGCGGTCGGTCCTGGCCTTGCTCACGGCCTTCACCCTCGTGGCGCTGGCCGCGCCAGCGCGGTCAGAGGAAGTCGTCGATCTCGGCGGCGGCTTCTTCGGCGGCGGCAAGGCCCTGCTCAACAAGCCCGCCGGCAAGGCCCGCGCCGGGCTCGTGCTGCTGACCGGCGGAGACGGCAATATCGGCATCGGCAGCGACGGCAGCGTGGCGCGCAGCGGCAACTGGATCGTGCGGACGCGCGCCGCCTATCTTCGCAGCAGCATCGCCAGCATCACGCTCGACGCCGGCGCCGACCCCGCCCGGGCCGTCGAGCTGATGCGCGGCATCGCGCCACGCGTGATCGTGGTGGCGATGAGCCGGGGCGCGCTGAAGGTCGCGGGCACGCTGGCCCAGCGGCCCGACGGCATCGTCTTCACGTCGGCAATACTCGATCAGGCTCGCTCCGCCATCGGCGACCCGTCGCGGCTGCCGCCGACGCTGCTGGTCCACCATCGCTGGGACACCTGCCGCCTCACTCTGCCGGAATCGACCGTGGCCTTCCAGGAATGGGCCGGCAACCGGGCGAGGACGGTCTGGATCGAGGGCGGCAGTTCGACCGGCGACCCCTGCCAGGCGCGTGCCTATCACGGCTTCATCGGCAGGGAGAGCGCCGTCGTGGCAGCGATCGTGGGCTTCGCCGGCTCGCTGCGCTAG
- a CDS encoding response regulator transcription factor yields MAAQPARKPLPDEASHILVVDDDRRLRDLLGRFLGDNGYRVTTAANAAEADSKLARLVFDAIVLDIMMPGENGFDFARRFRTDSTVPILMLTARADGKDRINGLEIGVDDYLAKPFEPRELLLRLGNILKRTLVVDPAQSGPRPDFVRFGPFLYGLSRGELRKGEEPIRLTEREREILTALAERAGEVVPREELAAQGTAANDRTVDVQMNRLRRKIERDPADPLYLQTVRGVGYRLVTDRT; encoded by the coding sequence ATGGCCGCACAGCCAGCGCGCAAGCCGCTCCCCGACGAAGCCTCCCACATCCTCGTGGTCGATGACGACCGCCGCCTGCGCGACCTGCTCGGGCGCTTCCTCGGCGACAACGGCTACCGCGTCACCACGGCCGCCAATGCGGCTGAGGCTGATTCCAAGCTCGCGCGGCTGGTCTTCGACGCCATCGTGCTCGATATCATGATGCCAGGCGAGAACGGCTTCGACTTCGCCCGCCGCTTCCGCACCGATTCCACTGTGCCGATCCTGATGCTGACCGCCCGTGCCGACGGCAAGGACCGCATCAACGGGCTGGAGATCGGCGTCGACGACTATCTCGCCAAGCCCTTCGAGCCGCGTGAGCTCTTGCTGCGGCTCGGTAACATCCTGAAGCGAACCCTCGTCGTCGACCCCGCGCAATCCGGCCCGCGGCCCGATTTCGTCCGCTTCGGACCCTTCCTCTACGGGCTCTCGCGCGGCGAGTTGCGCAAGGGCGAGGAGCCGATCCGCCTGACCGAACGCGAGCGCGAGATTCTGACCGCGCTGGCTGAACGCGCCGGCGAGGTCGTTCCGCGTGAGGAGCTGGCGGCCCAGGGAACCGCCGCCAATGACCGCACGGTCGATGTCCAGATGAACCGCCTGCGCCGCAAGATCGAGCGCGACCCGGCCGATCCGCTCTATCTCCAGACCGTGCGCGGTGTCGGCTACCGCCTCGTGACGGACCGGACGTGA
- a CDS encoding MarR family transcriptional regulator — translation MADRQGRPIDANLPPGETVPYDLIELLFFAYRDFVGGPDLILAEYGFGRAHHRVLHFVLRRPGLTIAELLDILKITKQSLNRVLKELVETGFVEQRTGVQDKRQRHLHATPSGQDLALRLVRLQAKRINAALGDLAPEAAETVALYLAGLIDPAERHKVQSFLAAPR, via the coding sequence ATGGCCGACAGGCAAGGCCGACCGATCGATGCCAATCTGCCGCCGGGCGAAACCGTGCCCTATGACCTGATCGAGCTGCTGTTCTTCGCTTATCGCGATTTCGTCGGCGGCCCCGATCTCATTCTCGCCGAATATGGCTTCGGCCGCGCCCATCACCGCGTCCTGCACTTCGTCCTGCGTCGCCCGGGACTGACCATCGCCGAACTGCTCGACATCCTCAAGATCACCAAGCAGAGCCTGAACCGCGTCCTGAAGGAACTGGTCGAGACCGGCTTCGTCGAGCAGCGCACCGGCGTCCAGGACAAGCGCCAGCGTCATCTGCATGCCACGCCATCCGGGCAGGATCTGGCACTGCGCCTCGTCCGGCTTCAGGCAAAGCGGATCAATGCCGCGCTGGGCGACCTCGCGCCCGAAGCGGCCGAGACGGTCGCGCTCTATCTCGCAGGGTTGATCGATCCTGCCGAACGCCACAAGGTGCAGAGCTTCCTCGCCGCGCCGCGGTGA
- a CDS encoding branched-chain amino acid aminotransferase, translated as MSVIPFDQRDGVIWFDGKLVPWKDAKIHVLTHGLHYGSCVFEGERSYDGVIYKGTEHSQRFHASAEIMDFTIPWSVAELDAAKELCLKENGLKDAYLRPVAWRGSEMMAVSGINNTIHTAIAVWEWPSMFDMAQKLKGVRLDVAAYRRPDPACAPVHAKAAGLYMICSLSKHKAERAGYADAMMLDWEGNVAECTGANIFFIKDGVIHTPLADRFLNGITRQSVIEQCRKRGFEVVERRIRPEELEGFNECFITGSAAEVTLVSEIGPYSFITGNMGKVIMEDYSDSVRPKSKAA; from the coding sequence ATGTCAGTCATTCCATTCGACCAGCGCGACGGCGTCATCTGGTTCGACGGCAAGCTCGTGCCGTGGAAGGACGCGAAGATTCACGTACTGACCCATGGGCTGCACTACGGCTCCTGCGTGTTCGAGGGCGAGCGCTCCTATGACGGCGTGATCTACAAGGGCACCGAGCATTCGCAGCGCTTCCATGCGTCGGCCGAGATCATGGATTTCACGATCCCCTGGTCGGTCGCGGAACTCGATGCCGCCAAGGAACTCTGCCTGAAGGAGAACGGGCTGAAGGACGCCTATCTCCGCCCGGTCGCCTGGCGCGGCTCGGAGATGATGGCGGTCTCAGGCATCAACAACACGATCCATACCGCGATCGCGGTCTGGGAGTGGCCGAGCATGTTCGACATGGCGCAGAAACTGAAGGGCGTGCGCCTGGACGTTGCGGCCTATCGCCGGCCCGACCCGGCCTGCGCGCCGGTCCATGCCAAGGCGGCGGGGCTCTACATGATCTGCTCGCTATCGAAGCACAAGGCGGAGCGTGCCGGCTATGCCGATGCGATGATGCTCGACTGGGAAGGCAATGTCGCCGAATGCACCGGCGCCAACATCTTCTTCATCAAGGATGGCGTGATCCACACCCCGCTGGCCGACCGCTTCCTGAACGGCATCACCCGCCAGTCGGTGATCGAGCAGTGCAGGAAGCGCGGTTTCGAGGTGGTCGAGCGCCGCATCCGCCCGGAGGAGCTGGAAGGCTTCAACGAGTGCTTCATCACCGGCTCGGCCGCCGAGGTGACGCTGGTCTCCGAGATCGGCCCTTACTCCTTCATCACCGGCAATATGGGCAAGGTGATCATGGAGGATTACTCCGACTCGGTCAGGCCGAAGTCGAAAGCGGCTTAA
- a CDS encoding DUF1176 domain-containing protein: MTHAGRLVLALLTGAAFSAQAQAAPLASKTFRDWVAGCDNLKSCTALSLPGEADEHVALLKLERPAGPDGVARLEVRVRADRLQAPLAADLTIDDAAFPVAGKRLAATIVDEENATIALSPAETEALVAAARKGTKLVVTLAGKSYDVSLAGSVAAMLWIDEQQGRLNTTSALIRKGPGSAVPAAPPLPVVTAKGSALPAISARSAKALTAALRKHLKKLGPDLCEESPADLADVENAWPLDGGTRLVGLLCSRGAYNLSTGFWIVPGTDVAKARKAIFPQLDGGKDNMLVNAEFDQASGQVSFYNKGRGIGDCGANGNYAWTGSSFVLTAFQAMDECKGLTGDNWITLFRSEMKVAK, from the coding sequence ATGACGCATGCCGGAAGACTGGTCCTGGCGCTTCTGACCGGCGCTGCCTTCAGCGCGCAGGCCCAGGCCGCGCCGCTCGCCAGCAAGACCTTCCGCGATTGGGTCGCTGGCTGCGACAACCTGAAGAGCTGCACCGCGCTTTCGCTGCCTGGCGAGGCAGACGAGCACGTCGCCTTGCTCAAGCTCGAACGGCCGGCCGGCCCCGACGGCGTGGCCAGGCTTGAGGTCAGGGTCAGGGCCGATAGGCTGCAGGCTCCGCTCGCAGCCGATCTCACGATCGACGACGCAGCCTTTCCGGTCGCCGGAAAGCGCCTCGCTGCCACGATCGTCGATGAGGAGAACGCCACCATCGCGCTCTCGCCCGCCGAGACGGAGGCGTTGGTCGCAGCCGCACGCAAGGGGACGAAGCTCGTCGTGACGCTCGCGGGCAAGAGCTACGACGTCTCGCTTGCCGGCTCCGTCGCCGCGATGCTCTGGATCGACGAACAGCAGGGCAGGCTCAACACCACCTCGGCGCTGATCCGGAAGGGTCCGGGCTCGGCGGTCCCGGCCGCGCCGCCGCTGCCGGTCGTCACGGCGAAAGGGTCGGCGCTGCCCGCGATTTCGGCCCGGTCGGCCAAGGCGCTGACCGCAGCGTTGCGCAAGCATCTCAAGAAGCTCGGTCCGGATCTTTGCGAGGAGAGCCCCGCCGATCTGGCGGATGTCGAGAATGCCTGGCCGCTCGATGGAGGAACCCGCCTGGTCGGCCTGCTCTGCTCGCGCGGGGCCTATAATCTCTCGACCGGCTTCTGGATCGTGCCGGGCACGGACGTCGCCAAGGCGCGCAAGGCCATCTTCCCGCAACTGGATGGCGGCAAGGACAACATGCTCGTCAACGCCGAATTCGATCAGGCCAGCGGCCAGGTCAGCTTCTACAACAAGGGCCGCGGCATCGGCGATTGCGGCGCGAACGGCAATTATGCCTGGACGGGCTCGAGCTTCGTCCTGACCGCGTTCCAGGCCATGGACGAGTGCAAGGGACTGACCGGCGACAATTGGATCACGCTGTTTCGCAGCGAGATGAAGGTCGCAAAGTAG
- a CDS encoding molybdenum cofactor biosynthesis protein MoaE, with amino-acid sequence MMPVVRIQREDFDLAAELAALSAGRRDIGAVVSFTGLCRDEGGRLAALELEHYPGMAEAEIVSVAAEATARWPLHGLLAIHRYGLVAPGEQIVLVITASAHRRAAFEAADFLMDYLKTRAPFWKREHLVDGTTGGWVEAKASDDEAAGRWER; translated from the coding sequence ATGATGCCGGTGGTGCGGATCCAGCGGGAGGATTTCGATCTCGCCGCCGAGCTTGCCGCGCTGTCGGCCGGCCGCCGCGACATCGGCGCCGTCGTCAGTTTCACCGGCCTGTGCCGCGACGAGGGTGGCAGGCTCGCCGCGCTTGAGCTCGAGCATTATCCCGGCATGGCCGAGGCGGAGATCGTGAGCGTCGCCGCCGAGGCTACCGCACGCTGGCCGCTCCATGGGCTGCTCGCGATCCATCGCTACGGGCTGGTCGCGCCGGGCGAGCAGATCGTGCTCGTCATCACGGCCTCCGCCCATCGCCGCGCCGCCTTCGAGGCCGCCGACTTCCTGATGGATTATCTCAAGACCCGCGCGCCCTTCTGGAAGCGCGAGCATCTCGTCGACGGCACGACGGGCGGCTGGGTCGAGGCCAAGGCGAGCGACGACGAGGCGGCAGGCCGGTGGGAACGATGA
- the moaD gene encoding molybdopterin converting factor subunit 1 — MTQVLATSAPEAAVHTVRLVYFAWVRERVGLAEEQVALPAGTETVLDLVRWLKGRDEGYAAAFANETLVRAAVNQTHVKPGASLEGAREIAFFPPMTGG; from the coding sequence ATGACGCAAGTTCTCGCGACATCAGCGCCGGAAGCCGCAGTCCACACTGTCAGGCTGGTCTATTTCGCCTGGGTGCGCGAGCGTGTCGGCCTGGCCGAGGAGCAGGTCGCACTGCCCGCCGGCACCGAAACGGTGCTCGATCTCGTGCGCTGGCTGAAGGGCCGCGACGAGGGCTATGCGGCCGCATTCGCCAACGAGACGCTGGTGCGCGCCGCCGTCAACCAGACCCATGTGAAGCCGGGGGCGAGCCTCGAAGGTGCCCGCGAGATCGCCTTCTTTCCGCCCATGACGGGCGGCTGA
- the pgsA gene encoding CDP-diacylglycerol--glycerol-3-phosphate 3-phosphatidyltransferase, with amino-acid sequence MTILPDAIRRRGPWSLPNLLTYGRILAIPALVAILFWPRDDWMRWLALGIYTLAAVTDYLDGYIARAWSQQSAIGRMLDPIADKLLVCALLLMLVADGTIHGWSLWAAIVILCREILVSGLREFLAELKVSVPVSRIAKWKTTAQLLALGFLVAGPAGDKVLPHNTQIGIVMLWVAAALTIYTGWDYFNAGIRHMVEEDARTP; translated from the coding sequence GTGACGATTCTTCCAGACGCCATCAGGCGGCGCGGACCCTGGTCCCTGCCGAACCTGCTCACCTACGGCCGGATCCTGGCGATTCCGGCGTTGGTGGCGATATTGTTCTGGCCGCGCGACGACTGGATGCGCTGGCTGGCGCTGGGCATCTACACGCTGGCCGCCGTGACAGATTATCTCGACGGCTACATCGCCCGCGCCTGGAGCCAGCAATCGGCGATCGGCCGCATGCTCGATCCGATAGCCGACAAGCTGCTCGTCTGCGCGCTGCTGCTGATGCTGGTGGCCGACGGCACCATCCATGGCTGGTCGCTCTGGGCGGCCATCGTCATTCTCTGCCGCGAGATCCTGGTCTCCGGCCTGCGCGAGTTCCTGGCCGAGTTGAAGGTGAGCGTCCCGGTCAGCCGGATCGCCAAATGGAAGACCACGGCGCAGCTGCTGGCGCTGGGCTTCCTGGTCGCAGGTCCCGCGGGCGACAAGGTGCTGCCGCACAACACCCAGATCGGCATCGTGATGTTGTGGGTCGCGGCCGCGCTGACCATCTATACGGGCTGGGATTATTTCAACGCCGGCATCCGCCACATGGTTGAGGAGGACGCGCGCACGCCATGA